A single Myxococcales bacterium DNA region contains:
- a CDS encoding response regulator: MFVNLLTNAAQAIEPGAPERNCVTVRSRVDPDGRIVAEISDTGCGMAESQLGRIFDPFYSARRTGLGTGLGLAICHGIVTAMGGTIEVESELGVGTTFRVGLPPAGEELATHAADAPQAAEPEPAAPRPGASTSGAATLLIIEDDEMIRAALARLLSPPYELVMASGGREALALFEQGRRFPLILCDLTMPDVNGMDLLRSLNERWPDQAQRVLFMTGGATNEAAAQFLDTAPLGHVEKPFDRVTLRRRIAALLLELEPLTP, encoded by the coding sequence GTGTTCGTCAACCTCCTGACCAACGCCGCCCAGGCGATCGAGCCCGGCGCGCCCGAGCGCAACTGCGTGACGGTCCGATCGCGGGTCGATCCGGACGGCCGGATCGTCGCTGAGATCAGCGACACTGGCTGCGGCATGGCCGAGAGTCAGCTCGGGCGGATCTTCGACCCGTTCTACTCCGCGCGCCGGACCGGCCTCGGCACCGGCCTCGGGCTGGCGATCTGCCACGGCATCGTCACCGCGATGGGCGGCACCATCGAGGTCGAGAGCGAGCTCGGGGTCGGGACCACCTTCCGCGTGGGCCTGCCGCCGGCGGGCGAGGAGCTCGCCACGCACGCGGCCGACGCGCCTCAGGCGGCGGAGCCCGAGCCCGCCGCCCCGCGCCCCGGCGCCTCGACGTCCGGCGCCGCGACGCTGCTGATCATCGAGGACGACGAGATGATCCGCGCCGCGCTGGCCCGGCTCCTCAGCCCACCGTACGAGCTGGTGATGGCGAGCGGCGGTCGCGAGGCGCTCGCGCTGTTCGAACAGGGCCGGCGGTTTCCGCTGATCCTGTGCGACCTCACGATGCCCGACGTCAACGGGATGGACCTGCTCCGGAGCCTGAACGAGCGCTGGCCCGACCAGGCTCAACGGGTCCTGTTCATGACCGGCGGCGCGACCAACGAGGCGGCGGCGCAGTTCCTGGATACCGCGCCGCTCGGCCACGTCGAGAAGCCGTTCGATCGCGTGACGCTGCGGCGCCGGATCGCGGCGCTGCTCCTCGAGCTGGAGCCGCTCACGCCCTGA
- a CDS encoding response regulator: MNETILVVEDEALVAKDLQRSLNGLGYRVPATAGSADDALVCAERHRPDLVLMDVRIRGRDDGITAAAALRRRFGVPVVYLTAYGDSATVTRAKATSPYGYLLKPIKAEELRITVELALHKHALDRELRTRERWHGTTLRSIADAVIAIDADRRVVSLNRAAEILTGWCAADAIGRPCAEVFQLVVPDSGQPIPLEPRPPAAAAHVDGALTGRDGQVRLVNDAVAPIVDDDGHQLGAVVVLRDVEPERKLQQQLELARRMAALGTLAAGVAHEINNPLAYIRTNIAVVRATLVDHRAQAHRRVLARRRQRRPRRRRSRRRSGPADRRRAPRLHLALVRGPGPLRRGRRPPVGGRRRRSRGPEAGAPGGGPGRDPGDPRRRPSRRSGVRQPPDQRRPGDRARRARAQLRDGPIAGRSGRPDRR, translated from the coding sequence ATGAACGAGACGATCCTCGTAGTGGAAGACGAGGCCCTGGTCGCCAAGGACCTGCAGCGCAGCCTCAACGGGCTCGGCTACCGCGTGCCGGCCACCGCCGGCTCGGCCGACGACGCGCTCGTGTGCGCCGAGCGTCACCGCCCCGATCTGGTGCTGATGGACGTCCGCATCCGCGGGCGCGACGACGGCATCACCGCCGCCGCGGCGCTGCGCAGGCGCTTTGGCGTGCCGGTGGTCTACCTGACCGCCTACGGCGACAGCGCCACGGTGACCCGCGCCAAGGCCACCAGCCCGTACGGGTACCTGCTCAAGCCGATCAAGGCTGAGGAGCTACGGATCACGGTCGAGCTGGCCCTGCACAAGCACGCCCTCGACCGCGAGCTGCGCACGCGCGAGCGCTGGCACGGGACCACGCTGCGCTCGATCGCCGACGCCGTGATCGCGATCGACGCCGACCGGCGCGTGGTGTCGCTCAACCGGGCCGCCGAGATCTTGACCGGGTGGTGCGCGGCCGACGCGATCGGCAGGCCGTGCGCGGAGGTGTTCCAGCTGGTCGTGCCCGACAGCGGCCAGCCGATCCCGCTGGAGCCGCGGCCGCCCGCCGCCGCCGCCCACGTCGACGGCGCCCTGACCGGGCGTGACGGGCAGGTCCGGCTCGTCAACGACGCGGTGGCGCCGATCGTCGACGACGATGGCCACCAACTCGGCGCGGTGGTGGTGCTCCGCGACGTCGAGCCCGAACGCAAGCTCCAGCAGCAGCTCGAGCTGGCCCGGCGGATGGCCGCGCTCGGTACGCTCGCCGCCGGGGTCGCGCACGAGATCAACAACCCGCTGGCGTACATTCGCACCAACATCGCGGTCGTGCGGGCGACCCTGGTCGACCATCGCGCGCAGGCGCATCGACGCGTCCTGGCTCGACGACGCCAGCGCCGCCCTCGCCGACGCCGATCACGGCGCCGATCGGGTCCGGCGGATCGTCGCCGAGCTCCGCGTCTTCACCTCGCCCTCGTTCGTGGGCCCGGTCCGCTCCGACGTGGGCGGCGCCCTCCAGTGGGCGGTCGCCGTCGTCGGTCCCGAGGTCCGGAAGCAGGCGCGCCTGGAGGTGGCCCTGGACGAGACCCCGGCGATCCGAGGCGACGGCCATCGCGTCGGTCAGGTGTTCGTCAACCTCCTGACCAACGCCGCCCAGGCGATCGAGCCCGGCGCGCCCGAGCGCAACTGCGTGACGGTCCGATCGCGGGTCGATCCGGACGGCCGGATCGTCGCTGA
- a CDS encoding PAS domain S-box protein, which produces MRSSAQLDELVPEVARRVLDAAPTGMIMVDDHGLIALVNRHVELLFGYDREALIGQPIEMLIPSRFRGRHPDFRAAFARDPRTRPMGAGRDLFGLRKDGSEVPIEIGLNPLTIPEGSFVLSSVVDISARKAAERQIRASLREKEVLLKEIHHRIKNNLQIVSSMLNLQAAQHPDPLVQAMFMASQGRVRAIALMHETLYQVTDLTHVDFADYVHTLMEGLFESLSISDGPVTWRLEADATRLALDQAIPCGLLVNELVTNALKHAFPDNRPGVITIRLARQAGDLVELEVSDDGVGLPPDLDPHQCQTLGLDLVFTIAQQLAAEVDVRRERGVDYRFRFNAPIPLDEARS; this is translated from the coding sequence ATGAGATCGTCCGCTCAGCTCGACGAGCTGGTCCCGGAGGTCGCGCGCCGAGTCCTCGACGCGGCGCCGACGGGCATGATCATGGTCGACGATCACGGCCTGATCGCCCTGGTCAATCGTCACGTCGAGTTGCTCTTCGGCTACGACCGCGAGGCGCTCATCGGTCAGCCGATCGAGATGTTGATCCCGTCGCGGTTCCGCGGTCGCCACCCCGACTTCCGCGCCGCCTTCGCCCGCGATCCCCGGACCCGGCCGATGGGCGCTGGCCGCGATCTGTTCGGGCTCCGCAAGGACGGCAGCGAGGTGCCGATCGAGATCGGCCTCAATCCGCTGACCATCCCCGAGGGCAGCTTCGTGCTGTCGTCGGTCGTCGACATCTCGGCCCGCAAGGCCGCCGAGCGCCAGATCCGAGCTTCGTTGCGCGAGAAGGAGGTGCTGCTCAAGGAGATCCACCACCGGATCAAGAACAACCTGCAGATCGTCTCGAGCATGCTCAACCTGCAGGCCGCGCAGCACCCCGACCCGTTGGTGCAGGCGATGTTCATGGCCAGTCAGGGCCGGGTCCGCGCGATCGCGCTGATGCACGAGACCCTCTATCAGGTGACCGATCTCACGCACGTCGACTTCGCGGACTACGTCCACACGCTGATGGAGGGGCTCTTCGAGTCGCTCTCGATCAGCGACGGCCCGGTCACCTGGCGCCTCGAGGCCGACGCCACCCGCCTGGCGCTCGATCAGGCCATCCCGTGCGGGCTGCTGGTCAACGAGCTGGTGACCAACGCCCTCAAGCACGCCTTCCCCGACAACCGGCCCGGCGTCATCACCATCCGGCTCGCGCGCCAGGCTGGCGACCTCGTCGAACTCGAGGTCAGCGACGACGGCGTCGGCCTCCCGCCCGACCTCGACCCCCACCAGTGCCAGACCCTCGGCCTCGACCTGGTCTTCACCATCGCCCAGCAGCTCGCCGCCGAGGTCGACGTCCGGCGCGAGCGTGGCGTCGACTACCGGTTCCGGTTCAATGCCCCCATCCCGCTCGACGAGGCAAGATCATGA
- a CDS encoding PQQ-binding-like beta-propeller repeat protein: MLDDLAGEQLAGRPAERKHAVGAAARSRPVAVDGWIYVGTEDGRLVAIDTKDRSLTGWPMWGGNAARTGIATAE; encoded by the coding sequence GTGCTCGACGATCTCGCCGGCGAGCAGCTGGCTGGGCGACCCGCTGAGCGCAAGCACGCCGTCGGCGCGGCGGCGCGGTCGCGGCCGGTCGCCGTCGACGGCTGGATCTACGTCGGCACCGAGGACGGCCGCCTGGTCGCGATCGACACCAAGGACCGGTCGCTGACCGGCTGGCCGATGTGGGGCGGCAACGCCGCGCGCACCGGGATCGCGACGGCGGAGTAG